A window from Vigna angularis cultivar LongXiaoDou No.4 chromosome 7, ASM1680809v1, whole genome shotgun sequence encodes these proteins:
- the LOC108338492 gene encoding protein NEDD1 isoform X3 translates to MLHNLASGQKAAELKDPNQQMLRVLDYSRVSRHLLVTAGDDGTVHLWDTTGRSPKVSWTKQHSAPTAGISFSPSNDKIIASVGLDKKMYIYDSGSRRPSSYISYEAPFSSLAFRDDGWMLAAGTSNGRVAFYDVRGKPQPVAVLHAYGSSEAVTSLCWQRSKPVVVDERNCTAETALVGDTVEDSILMPDPLPSTTSSNISLSTSMLNPRNSGRVGVSIDAASFVASGSSFPSNVPNVSTAEETPQRNNLWPGGNLSRLHAPRGSYNLKDDMEVFSPLVDVQPLTPSLWDENGMKKDNLFSDRKPMLFPSSSRRFSNSEEGMSDHPISDWKSGSSVKQDITQSSFPLAGSTPPPPSKSEDSSITPPEAWGGERLSEKYAYQRQPVTVPSRFGMLGSSGQTAGSMLSGLQDTSSSMGVSSYASSSLSLANIRTKDASTSQETSLGFTDHTFSTSLPLPVNAKSSLGQANIESPKILDSPRMSAFNRRFSTYAERISTTSTFSDGVSLSVGSPKIKKSGAETREELLNSLLLKSDTSAPTESGSFPLTSGVIPQQKASQPDPQGSSFTLQLFQRTLEETLDSFQKSIHEDMRNLHIEILRQFHMQETEMSTVMNSLMENQAELMKEVKSLRKENQQLRQML, encoded by the exons ATGCTTCATAACCTTGCTTCTGGGCAAAAGGCTGCTGAGCTCAAAGATCCCAATCAACAG ATGTTGAGAGTTCTTGATTATTCTAGAGTTAGTCGTCACCTTCTCGTGACTGCTGGTGATGATGGGACAGTACATTTGTGGGATACAACTGGTCGCAGCCCTAAG GTTTCATGGACAAAGCAGCATTCTGCTCCAACTGCTGGTATTAGCTTCTCTCCATCCAATGACAAG ATCATTGCTAGTGTTGGccttgataaaaaaatgtacatttATGATTCTGGATCTAGAAGACCATCATCTTACATTTCTTATGAAGCACCTTTCTCTTCATTGGCCTTTAGAGATGACGGTTGGATGCTGGCTGCTGGAACTAGCAATGGCCGTGTGGCATTCTATGATGTTCGTGGCAAACCACAACCTGTTGCTGTTCTTCACGCCTATGGTAGTTCTGAG GCTGTTACGAGCTTATGCTGGCAAAGGTCTAAACCAGTTGTTGTTGATGAAAGAAATTGCACTGCAGAGACTGCTCTTGTGGGAGATACAGTTGAAGATTCAATACTTATGCCTGATCCTTTACCTTCTACAACTTCATCAAACATTTCTCTATCGACATCCATGCTGAATCCTAGGAACTCTGGTCGGGTGGGTGTCTCCATTGATGCTGCTTCATTTGTGGCATCTGGCAGTAGTTTTCCATCCAACGTACCAAATGTATCAACTGCAGAAGAAACTCCACAACGAAACAATTTATGGCCAGGTGGAAACCTGTCAAGATTGCATGCTCCCCGTGGTAGTTATAACCTAAAGGATGACATGGAGGTGTTCTCTCCACTTGTGGATGTTCAACCATTAACGCCCTCTCTATGGGATGAAAATGGGATGAAGAaggataatttattttctgataGGAAACCTATGTTGTTTCCTTCATCTAGTCGAAGATTTTCAAATTCTGAGGAAGGAATGAGTGACCATCCTATATCTGATTGGAAATCTGGCTCATCTGTCAAGCAG GATATTACTCAGTCTTCCTTTCCACTTGCGGGGTCgactcctcctcctccttcaaaGAGTGAAGATTCTTCTATCACTCCTCCTGAAGCCTGGGGTGGTGAGCGGTTAAGTGAGAAGTATGCTTATCAGCGTCAGCCTGTCACTGTACCATCTCGTTTTGGGATGTTGGGTTCTAGTGGTCAGACAGCAGGATCAATGTTATCTGGATTACAGGATACTTCCTCGTCTATGGGTGTTAGTTCCTATGCCAGTTCAAGCCTGAGTTTAGCTAATATACGTACCAAGGATGCCTCTACAAGCCAGGAGACTTCCTTGGGGTTTACTGATCACACTTTCTCAACTTCTTTGCCTTTGCCCGTCAATGCAAAATCCAGCCTTGGACAAGCAAACATCGAGTCCCCAAAAATCCTTGATTCCCCGAGAATGTCAGCTTTCAATAGAAGATTTTCTACTTATGCTGAAAGAATAAGCACTACATCTACCTTCAGCGACGGAGTTTCCCTTTCAGTTGGCTCTCCTAAGATTAAGAAATCAGGAGCCGAAACCAGAGAAGAACTTCTAAATAGCTTGCTGTTGAAGTCTGATACATCTGCTCCAACAGAATCTGGGTCATTTCCACTGACAAGT GGAGTAATCCCACAACAGAAAGCATCTCAGCCTGACCCACAAGGATCTTCATTTACACTTCAGCTTTTTCAACGGACCCTGGAAGAAACTCTGGATTCCTTCCAGAAATCCATACACGAGGATATGAGAAACCTTCATATTGAAATTTTAAGACAGTTTCATATGCAAGAG ACGGAAATGTCAACTGTAATGAACTCTCTTATGGAAAACCAAGCTGagttgatgaaagaagtgaagtccCTTCGTAAGGAAAATCAGCAACTCAGACAAATGCTTTGA
- the LOC108338492 gene encoding protein NEDD1 isoform X1 yields MALLAASGGDTVKLFDASAVKPGVYTPSGDPCALSFTPSPGSQVHSVKWNHTNLVVASAGDDKKISLWRKNGHTMGTIPVAGSDSGDNIEESIFALSFSNKASRYVCSGGTGQVVRIWDLQRKRCIKWLKGHTNTVTGVIYNCKDEHLASISLSGDLMLHNLASGQKAAELKDPNQQMLRVLDYSRVSRHLLVTAGDDGTVHLWDTTGRSPKVSWTKQHSAPTAGISFSPSNDKIIASVGLDKKMYIYDSGSRRPSSYISYEAPFSSLAFRDDGWMLAAGTSNGRVAFYDVRGKPQPVAVLHAYGSSEAVTSLCWQRSKPVVVDERNCTAETALVGDTVEDSILMPDPLPSTTSSNISLSTSMLNPRNSGRVGVSIDAASFVASGSSFPSNVPNVSTAEETPQRNNLWPGGNLSRLHAPRGSYNLKDDMEVFSPLVDVQPLTPSLWDENGMKKDNLFSDRKPMLFPSSSRRFSNSEEGMSDHPISDWKSGSSVKQDITQSSFPLAGSTPPPPSKSEDSSITPPEAWGGERLSEKYAYQRQPVTVPSRFGMLGSSGQTAGSMLSGLQDTSSSMGVSSYASSSLSLANIRTKDASTSQETSLGFTDHTFSTSLPLPVNAKSSLGQANIESPKILDSPRMSAFNRRFSTYAERISTTSTFSDGVSLSVGSPKIKKSGAETREELLNSLLLKSDTSAPTESGSFPLTSGVIPQQKASQPDPQGSSFTLQLFQRTLEETLDSFQKSIHEDMRNLHIEILRQFHMQETEMSTVMNSLMENQAELMKEVKSLRKENQQLRQML; encoded by the exons ATGGCGTTATTGGCGGCGAGTGGAGGTGACACCGTCAAACTCTTCGACGCCTCCGCCGTCAAGCCCGGCGTGTACACGCCCTCCGGCGATCCATGTGCCCTCAGCTTCACCCCTTCTCCCGGTTCCCAAGTCCATTCAGTCAAGTGGAACCACACTA ACTTAGTTGTGGCCAGTGCCGGAGACGATAAGAAGATCTCACTGTGGCGGAAGAATGGGCACACGATGGGGACCATTCCGGTTGCCGGCAGTGATAGTGGAGACAACATTGAG GAATCTATATTTGCTCTCAGCTTCAGCAACAAGGCATCCAGATATGTATGTTCTGGAGGCACTGGTCAAGTTGTAAGGATATGGGATTTGCAAAGGAAACGCTGTATTAAATGGCTAAAGGGTCATACTAATACTGTCACAGGTGTAATATACAATTGTAAGGATGAACATTTGGCGTCTATCAGCCTTAGTGGAGACTTAATGCTTCATAACCTTGCTTCTGGGCAAAAGGCTGCTGAGCTCAAAGATCCCAATCAACAG ATGTTGAGAGTTCTTGATTATTCTAGAGTTAGTCGTCACCTTCTCGTGACTGCTGGTGATGATGGGACAGTACATTTGTGGGATACAACTGGTCGCAGCCCTAAG GTTTCATGGACAAAGCAGCATTCTGCTCCAACTGCTGGTATTAGCTTCTCTCCATCCAATGACAAG ATCATTGCTAGTGTTGGccttgataaaaaaatgtacatttATGATTCTGGATCTAGAAGACCATCATCTTACATTTCTTATGAAGCACCTTTCTCTTCATTGGCCTTTAGAGATGACGGTTGGATGCTGGCTGCTGGAACTAGCAATGGCCGTGTGGCATTCTATGATGTTCGTGGCAAACCACAACCTGTTGCTGTTCTTCACGCCTATGGTAGTTCTGAG GCTGTTACGAGCTTATGCTGGCAAAGGTCTAAACCAGTTGTTGTTGATGAAAGAAATTGCACTGCAGAGACTGCTCTTGTGGGAGATACAGTTGAAGATTCAATACTTATGCCTGATCCTTTACCTTCTACAACTTCATCAAACATTTCTCTATCGACATCCATGCTGAATCCTAGGAACTCTGGTCGGGTGGGTGTCTCCATTGATGCTGCTTCATTTGTGGCATCTGGCAGTAGTTTTCCATCCAACGTACCAAATGTATCAACTGCAGAAGAAACTCCACAACGAAACAATTTATGGCCAGGTGGAAACCTGTCAAGATTGCATGCTCCCCGTGGTAGTTATAACCTAAAGGATGACATGGAGGTGTTCTCTCCACTTGTGGATGTTCAACCATTAACGCCCTCTCTATGGGATGAAAATGGGATGAAGAaggataatttattttctgataGGAAACCTATGTTGTTTCCTTCATCTAGTCGAAGATTTTCAAATTCTGAGGAAGGAATGAGTGACCATCCTATATCTGATTGGAAATCTGGCTCATCTGTCAAGCAG GATATTACTCAGTCTTCCTTTCCACTTGCGGGGTCgactcctcctcctccttcaaaGAGTGAAGATTCTTCTATCACTCCTCCTGAAGCCTGGGGTGGTGAGCGGTTAAGTGAGAAGTATGCTTATCAGCGTCAGCCTGTCACTGTACCATCTCGTTTTGGGATGTTGGGTTCTAGTGGTCAGACAGCAGGATCAATGTTATCTGGATTACAGGATACTTCCTCGTCTATGGGTGTTAGTTCCTATGCCAGTTCAAGCCTGAGTTTAGCTAATATACGTACCAAGGATGCCTCTACAAGCCAGGAGACTTCCTTGGGGTTTACTGATCACACTTTCTCAACTTCTTTGCCTTTGCCCGTCAATGCAAAATCCAGCCTTGGACAAGCAAACATCGAGTCCCCAAAAATCCTTGATTCCCCGAGAATGTCAGCTTTCAATAGAAGATTTTCTACTTATGCTGAAAGAATAAGCACTACATCTACCTTCAGCGACGGAGTTTCCCTTTCAGTTGGCTCTCCTAAGATTAAGAAATCAGGAGCCGAAACCAGAGAAGAACTTCTAAATAGCTTGCTGTTGAAGTCTGATACATCTGCTCCAACAGAATCTGGGTCATTTCCACTGACAAGT GGAGTAATCCCACAACAGAAAGCATCTCAGCCTGACCCACAAGGATCTTCATTTACACTTCAGCTTTTTCAACGGACCCTGGAAGAAACTCTGGATTCCTTCCAGAAATCCATACACGAGGATATGAGAAACCTTCATATTGAAATTTTAAGACAGTTTCATATGCAAGAG ACGGAAATGTCAACTGTAATGAACTCTCTTATGGAAAACCAAGCTGagttgatgaaagaagtgaagtccCTTCGTAAGGAAAATCAGCAACTCAGACAAATGCTTTGA
- the LOC108338492 gene encoding protein NEDD1 isoform X2 yields the protein MIILSKLALGFFRRSDKGRETPLCNASSSSLIVLESIFALSFSNKASRYVCSGGTGQVVRIWDLQRKRCIKWLKGHTNTVTGVIYNCKDEHLASISLSGDLMLHNLASGQKAAELKDPNQQMLRVLDYSRVSRHLLVTAGDDGTVHLWDTTGRSPKVSWTKQHSAPTAGISFSPSNDKIIASVGLDKKMYIYDSGSRRPSSYISYEAPFSSLAFRDDGWMLAAGTSNGRVAFYDVRGKPQPVAVLHAYGSSEAVTSLCWQRSKPVVVDERNCTAETALVGDTVEDSILMPDPLPSTTSSNISLSTSMLNPRNSGRVGVSIDAASFVASGSSFPSNVPNVSTAEETPQRNNLWPGGNLSRLHAPRGSYNLKDDMEVFSPLVDVQPLTPSLWDENGMKKDNLFSDRKPMLFPSSSRRFSNSEEGMSDHPISDWKSGSSVKQDITQSSFPLAGSTPPPPSKSEDSSITPPEAWGGERLSEKYAYQRQPVTVPSRFGMLGSSGQTAGSMLSGLQDTSSSMGVSSYASSSLSLANIRTKDASTSQETSLGFTDHTFSTSLPLPVNAKSSLGQANIESPKILDSPRMSAFNRRFSTYAERISTTSTFSDGVSLSVGSPKIKKSGAETREELLNSLLLKSDTSAPTESGSFPLTSGVIPQQKASQPDPQGSSFTLQLFQRTLEETLDSFQKSIHEDMRNLHIEILRQFHMQETEMSTVMNSLMENQAELMKEVKSLRKENQQLRQML from the exons ATGATTATCCTGTCAAAATTGGCTCTTGGATTTTTCAGAAGAAGTGACAAAGGCAGGGAGACCCCTTTGTGTAATGCTTCTAGTTCCTCTCTGATAGTCCTT GAATCTATATTTGCTCTCAGCTTCAGCAACAAGGCATCCAGATATGTATGTTCTGGAGGCACTGGTCAAGTTGTAAGGATATGGGATTTGCAAAGGAAACGCTGTATTAAATGGCTAAAGGGTCATACTAATACTGTCACAGGTGTAATATACAATTGTAAGGATGAACATTTGGCGTCTATCAGCCTTAGTGGAGACTTAATGCTTCATAACCTTGCTTCTGGGCAAAAGGCTGCTGAGCTCAAAGATCCCAATCAACAG ATGTTGAGAGTTCTTGATTATTCTAGAGTTAGTCGTCACCTTCTCGTGACTGCTGGTGATGATGGGACAGTACATTTGTGGGATACAACTGGTCGCAGCCCTAAG GTTTCATGGACAAAGCAGCATTCTGCTCCAACTGCTGGTATTAGCTTCTCTCCATCCAATGACAAG ATCATTGCTAGTGTTGGccttgataaaaaaatgtacatttATGATTCTGGATCTAGAAGACCATCATCTTACATTTCTTATGAAGCACCTTTCTCTTCATTGGCCTTTAGAGATGACGGTTGGATGCTGGCTGCTGGAACTAGCAATGGCCGTGTGGCATTCTATGATGTTCGTGGCAAACCACAACCTGTTGCTGTTCTTCACGCCTATGGTAGTTCTGAG GCTGTTACGAGCTTATGCTGGCAAAGGTCTAAACCAGTTGTTGTTGATGAAAGAAATTGCACTGCAGAGACTGCTCTTGTGGGAGATACAGTTGAAGATTCAATACTTATGCCTGATCCTTTACCTTCTACAACTTCATCAAACATTTCTCTATCGACATCCATGCTGAATCCTAGGAACTCTGGTCGGGTGGGTGTCTCCATTGATGCTGCTTCATTTGTGGCATCTGGCAGTAGTTTTCCATCCAACGTACCAAATGTATCAACTGCAGAAGAAACTCCACAACGAAACAATTTATGGCCAGGTGGAAACCTGTCAAGATTGCATGCTCCCCGTGGTAGTTATAACCTAAAGGATGACATGGAGGTGTTCTCTCCACTTGTGGATGTTCAACCATTAACGCCCTCTCTATGGGATGAAAATGGGATGAAGAaggataatttattttctgataGGAAACCTATGTTGTTTCCTTCATCTAGTCGAAGATTTTCAAATTCTGAGGAAGGAATGAGTGACCATCCTATATCTGATTGGAAATCTGGCTCATCTGTCAAGCAG GATATTACTCAGTCTTCCTTTCCACTTGCGGGGTCgactcctcctcctccttcaaaGAGTGAAGATTCTTCTATCACTCCTCCTGAAGCCTGGGGTGGTGAGCGGTTAAGTGAGAAGTATGCTTATCAGCGTCAGCCTGTCACTGTACCATCTCGTTTTGGGATGTTGGGTTCTAGTGGTCAGACAGCAGGATCAATGTTATCTGGATTACAGGATACTTCCTCGTCTATGGGTGTTAGTTCCTATGCCAGTTCAAGCCTGAGTTTAGCTAATATACGTACCAAGGATGCCTCTACAAGCCAGGAGACTTCCTTGGGGTTTACTGATCACACTTTCTCAACTTCTTTGCCTTTGCCCGTCAATGCAAAATCCAGCCTTGGACAAGCAAACATCGAGTCCCCAAAAATCCTTGATTCCCCGAGAATGTCAGCTTTCAATAGAAGATTTTCTACTTATGCTGAAAGAATAAGCACTACATCTACCTTCAGCGACGGAGTTTCCCTTTCAGTTGGCTCTCCTAAGATTAAGAAATCAGGAGCCGAAACCAGAGAAGAACTTCTAAATAGCTTGCTGTTGAAGTCTGATACATCTGCTCCAACAGAATCTGGGTCATTTCCACTGACAAGT GGAGTAATCCCACAACAGAAAGCATCTCAGCCTGACCCACAAGGATCTTCATTTACACTTCAGCTTTTTCAACGGACCCTGGAAGAAACTCTGGATTCCTTCCAGAAATCCATACACGAGGATATGAGAAACCTTCATATTGAAATTTTAAGACAGTTTCATATGCAAGAG ACGGAAATGTCAACTGTAATGAACTCTCTTATGGAAAACCAAGCTGagttgatgaaagaagtgaagtccCTTCGTAAGGAAAATCAGCAACTCAGACAAATGCTTTGA